gcatgaagaaaccgtggaactgtggggactgtgggaagaggtACAGAttcccatcagagctggaagctcatcgacgcattcacactggggagaggccgtttacctgccctgagtgtcggaagggattcagtgattcatccaccctgcagagacatcagagagttcacactgaggagaagcccttcacctgctctcagtgtgggaagggattcagtcaattatccagcctgcagtcacaccagcgagttcacactgggaagagaccattcacctgctctcagtgtgggaagggattcagacattcacccaccttgcggaaacatcagcgacttcacactggggagaagccgttcacttgctctcagtgtgggaagggattcactcggttagacaacctgcagtcgcatcagcgagttcacactgtggagaagccattcatctgctctcagtgtgggatggaattcagacattcatccaccctgcagacacatcagcgaattcacactggggagaggccattcacctgctctctgtgtgggaagggatttactcaattatccagcctgaagtcacacctccgagttcacactggtgagaaaccatttacctgttctcagtgtgggaagggattcactcaattatccaatctgcagacacatcagcggattcacactggggagaggccgttcatctgctctcagtgtgggaaggggttttgtgattcatcgcacctgctgagacaccaacaagttcacaagtgactccaggggttggattctgctgttattgtttctgctctcaattacacccaggactgcattttattcattctgacaattggtcaatggggagggtcggagggtttctttctgctggattgaCCGGTTTCACGACTTTATCTCCAGTGAGCTGATTCTCTCTGAGCTTTGTTGCGAATACCTGGCTCAGATtttacaaggatcacagagtgaaagggtgtttagaAGTTTGAAGATAATTAGTtttcatttctgtttggaaccccccaaagcatgccacattgccatAGACATGGGCTGTGGAGGttacatgtttttgtttttttgtttaccTGTGTGTTTCTCACAGAAGAACATTTTCAGAGTgaagggcaagttgtctgaggtggactgggaaaccacgttaaatggtatgatgggagacaggcaatagctaatatttaaggaattattatatATCTACCAGGGAGTCAGTCAGggagtcaggggcagcacggtagcatagtggttagcacaattgcttgatGATTTTCTTTGTTCAGTGGGAAGCGCATGGTGAGCCCAGTGACTCGCTCCCCGCCGGTGTTAAATCAATAAACTGTTTGACATTTGGAGCAAACCCGAGTGTCGAGTCATTCATTCGGACACATCAGCGCTAACACTCCGTGATGCAATCTGTGGCCACAACAATGTGTTCATAccagggggaggccattcacctGATCGAAGTACGGGAACGGTATCCATCAATGATgggctaccgtgggcagcacggtagccttgtggataacacaattgcttcacagctccagggtcccaggttcgattcccggcttgggtcactatctgtgcggagtctgcacgttctccccgtgtgtgcgtgggtttcctccgggtgctccggtttcctcctacagtccaaagatgtgcaggttaggtggattgaccatgctaaattgcccttagtgtccaaaattgcccttggtgttgggtggggttactgggtaatggggatagggtatgggtgtaggtagggtgctctttccaagagccggtgcagactcgatgggccgagtggcctccttctgcactgtaaattctatgataattagcttcgttggctggacagctggtttgtgactcgGGTTCAACTTGCGTACTGGCGGAGAT
This portion of the Scyliorhinus torazame isolate Kashiwa2021f chromosome 5, sScyTor2.1, whole genome shotgun sequence genome encodes:
- the LOC140420764 gene encoding uncharacterized protein, producing MKKPWNCGDCGKRYRFPSELEAHRRIHTGERPFTCPECRKGFSDSSTLQRHQRVHTEEKPFTCSQCGKGFSQLSSLQSHQRVHTGKRPFTCSQCGKGFRHSPTLRKHQRLHTGEKPFTCSQCGKGFTRLDNLQSHQRVHTVEKPFICSQCGMEFRHSSTLQTHQRIHTGERPFTCSLCGKGFTQLSSLKSHLRVHTGEKPFTCSQCGKGFTQLSNLQTHQRIHTGERPFICSQCGKGFCDSSHLLRHQQVHK